From one Lotus japonicus ecotype B-129 chromosome 3, LjGifu_v1.2 genomic stretch:
- the LOC130742451 gene encoding uncharacterized protein LOC130742451 produces MDRRKTLTMTWDDLADDEDDDDLFFFDSSNRLSSAIPIDLTSSSSSSDDDDDDDPRLSFVSAMSSAHSKKNRAFSQTMFTTPPDYDIWMASPASINERRRRLLYGMGLDHNKDFINTTTPNLSDAISMNFTEHRKTEKTKHTSPVSAKQRKTEKTEHSSVSSMLVRSHSEGNIGSFSMEMLRKENLIGKVSKQRLTRTATMVVLDAPVITKDDGNRVVAEDSFGNEVKSNKSWNSELGAIYLIKNLETGKEFILNEYGEDGLWNRLNDLQNRKKKKKNMLTMEEFENTIGHSHFVNELMRRSNVGRNESSSRKLSSSSSYISRSLKQSKKKGAKLLRNIKGVASGHATMEAKSNRWVRVRHNGKSHKELSALHLCQEVQAHEGCIWIIKFSLDGCFLASGGEDKVIRVWEVQECEVLEGNCSPLLVASPERNVQQAEVFLGEKKKTKKKGKIGGKRGNVIPDFVHVPETVFSLSEKPYCSFQGHLDDVLDLSWSKSQLLLSSSMDNTVRLWDLETKTCLKIFVHNDYVTCIHFNPVDDDYFISGSLDAKVRIWNIPECHVVHWIDTHEMVTAISYTPDGQGVLVGTHKGCCRTYSTQDSKLIQTATNEIRRKKKSKRRKVTGFEFAPGKPSEVLVTSADSRIRILDGSKIVHKFRGFRNSKSQIAASFSPDGRYVISASEDSQVYVWKHEEHRNAGIGKGRNMLVTRSHELFQCKDVSIAIPWPYTISGNPLPEPLHHSKTHSKISYSSFGGGDGTKVGAKIKTMLPPLPKKTKCHATEKEELEAISRVDSGIGDSFCSDSSSIRYGDSSSPSIPGSWSSSYSSFESGHGSPTSNLPSAWGLVIVTAGYEGEIRCYQNFGLPRRMRQANLFGGPS; encoded by the exons ATGGACCGCCGGAAAACGCTCACCATGACATGGGATGACCTCGCCGACGACGAAGATGACGACGACCTCTTCTTCTTTGACTCATCCAACCGCCTCTCCTCCGCCATCCCCATCGACCTcacttcttcctcctcctcctccgatgatgatgatgatgatgacccCCGCCTGTCGTTCGTCTCCGCCATGTCCTCCGCTCACTCCAAGAAAAACAGAGCATTCTCGCAGACCATGTTCACAACACCCCCAGATTATGATATATGGATGGCTTCCCCTGCATCCATCAACGAAAGGCGAAGGCGGTTGCTTTACGGCATGGGACTCGATCACAACAAAGACTTCATCAACACCACCACCCCAAATCTAAGTGATGCAATCTCAATGAATTTCACAGAGCACagaaaaacagagaaaacaAAGCACACTTCCCCTGTTTCAGCAAAGCAGAGAAAAACAGAGAAAACGGAGCACTCTTCTGTTTCTTCAATGTTGGTTCGATCACATTCCGAAGGCAACATAGGTTCATTTTCCATGGAAATGTTGAGAAAAGAGAATTTGATTGGGAAGGTATCGAAGCAACGTCTCACGAGGACCGCCACAATGGTCGTCCTTGATGCTCCAGTGATCACAAAAGACGATGGAAACAGAGTGGTCGCAGAGGATTCTTTTGGCAATGAAGTTAAGTCAAATAAGTCATGGAATTCTGAATTGGGAGCAATCTACTTGATCAAAAATCTGGAAACTGGGAAAGAGTTTATCCTCAACGAGTATGGTGAAGATGGGTTATGGAACCGGCTCAATGACCTGCAGaataggaagaagaagaagaagaatatgcTAACCATGGAGGAGTTTGAGAATACGATTGGGCATTCACACTTTGTGAATGAGCTCATGAGGCGCAGCAATGTAGGGAGAAATGAGAGTTCCTCGAGGAAGCTTTCATCGAGTTCTTCTTACATTTCTAGGAGTTTGAAGCAGAGCAAGAAGAAGGGTGCTAAATTGTTGAGGAACATCAAGGGTGTGGCTTCCGGGCATGCGACGATGGAGGCGAAGAGCAACCGGTGGGTGAGGGTGCGGCATAATGGCAAGTCACACAAGGAGCTTTCAGCTCTGCATTTATGTCAGGAGGTTCAAGCTCACGAGGGGTGCATTTGGATCATCAAGTTTAGCTTAGATGGTTGTTTTCTCGCTAGTGGTGGGGAAGATAAGGTGATTCGAGTGTGGGAGGTGCAAGAGTGTGAGGTTTTGGAGGGGAATTGTTCTCCATTGCTTGTGGCGTCTCCGGAGAGAAATGTGCAGCAGGCAGAGGTGTTTTTGggtgagaagaagaagacgaagaaGAAGGGGAAAATTGGAGGTAAAAGAGGGAATGTTATTCCGGATTTTGTTCATGTTCCAGAAACAGTGTTCTCCCTTTCTGAGAAACCATATTGTTCTTTTCAAGGTCATTTGGATGATGTTTTGGATTTGTCCTGGTCTAAATCTCAG CTACTTCTGTCATCGTCAATGGATAACACAGTAAGATTATGGGACTTGGAAACTAAGACTTGCTTGAAGATATTTGTACATAATGACTATG TAACCTGCATACATTTTAATCCTGTGGATGATGATTATTTCATTAGTGGCTCCCTTGATGCTAAAGTCAGAATATGGAACATCCCTGAATGTCATGTTGTCCATTGGATTGATACCCATGAAATGGTTACTGCAATTTCTTACACACCTGATGGCCAA GGTGTTCTTGTTGGTACACATAAAGGGTGTTGTCGTACCTATAGCACACAAG ATTCCAAACTAATTCAAACAGCAACAAATGAGATTCGACGCAAGAAGAAATCTAAACGAAGAAAAGTAACTGGTTTCGAG TTTGCTCCAGGCAAACCATCAGAAGTGCTTGTTACTTCAGCTGATTCAAGGATAAGAATCTTGGATGGTTCAAAAATTGTTCACAAGTTTAGAG GTTTTCGAAATTCAAAGAGCCAAATTGCAGCTTCATTTAGTCCAGATGGGAGATATGTTATAAGTGCAAGTGAAGATTCTCAAGTATATGTATGGAAGCATGAAGAGCATAGAAATGCAGGCATTGGAAAAGGCAGAAACATGCTAGTTACCAGATCTCATGAACTCTTCCAATGTAAAGATGTTTCAATAGCAATACCATGGCCTTATACAATTAGTGGTAATCCCCTACCTGAGCCATTACATCATTCCAAAACACATTCAAAAATTTCTTATTCATCATTTGGTGGTGGAGATGGCACTAAAGTTGGTGCAAAAATCAAAACAATGCTTCCACCTCTTCCAAAGAAAACTAAGTGTCATGCCACTGAGAAAGAAGAGCTTGAAGCAATTTCGCGCGTAGATTCCGGCATTGGTGATTCATTTTGTTCAGACTCTTCCTCAATTAGGTACGGTGATTCTTCCTCACCTTCTATACCAGGTTCATGGTCTTCTTCTTATTCATCATTTGAAAGTGGCCATGGTTCCCCAACAAGTAATCTTCCTTCAGCATGGGGCTTGGTAATTGTGACAGCCGGGTATGAAGGTGAAATCAGATGTTATCAGAATTTTGGGTTGCCTCGAAGGATGCGGCAAGCAAACCTTTTTGGAGGCCCTTCTTAA
- the LOC130749852 gene encoding uncharacterized protein At3g17950-like isoform X1 produces the protein MAQQQEEGWPLGLRLSNARIGLLRNGEFSGSISFSTLLTDSPTHYSIDSSSDLDTQSTGSFFREKSITLGSLLGGSSLLQLSRRSTRGREVEPSKDNKKNHKLMKPWLFSLCSKLTTDAVIENDAPSLGQYLMAERRAASAYRRNQCASIYGPNDFSPFREWNSLFVGGQVAPSSSAMAKDGEREPNQTSEQSNGYGTPVVFSCLCG, from the exons ATGGCTCAACAACAG GAAGAAGGGTGGCCTTTGGGGCTGAGATTATCCAATGCTAGAATAGGGTTGTTAAGAAATGGTGAATTCTCTGGGTCAATCTCCTTCAGCACTCTGCTCACTGATTCTCCAACCCATTATTCAATCgattcttcctcagatcttgatACACAG TCAACTGGGTCATTCTTCCGTGAGAAGAGCATCACACTTGGAAGCCTCCTTGGTGGTTCCAGCCTCCTACAACTCTCAAGGAGATCAACCAGGGGAAGAGAGGTGGAACCCTCAAAGGACAACAAAAAGAACCACAAGCTGATGAAGCCGTGGTTGTTTTCACTCTGTTCAAAGCTAACAACTGATGCAGTGATTGAGAATGATGCTCCCTCTCTTGGTCAGTACCTTATGGCAGAGAGAAGAGCTGCAAGTGCTTACAGAAGGAACCAATGTGCATCCATTTATGGACCTAATGATTTCTCCCCATTTCGAGAATGGAATTCTCTATTTGTCGGTGGCCAAGTTGCTCCTAGTTCATCAGCAATGGCTAAAGACGGTGAAAGAGAGCCAAATCAAACATCGGAGCAAAGCAATGGATATGGAACACCTGTAGTCTTCTCTTGTTTGTGCGGATAA
- the LOC130749851 gene encoding putative E3 ubiquitin-protein ligase XBAT31, which yields MGQSMSCVMLQHHQQNQHRHRRQSALFDAVANGELEVVEAMAEEDVTVLEHTLGRSRLSPLHVAAVNGRIEVLSMLLDRNVKVDVLNRHKQTPLMLAVIHGRTGCVEKLIDAGANILMFDSLRRRTCLHYAAYFGHLDCLKAILSAAHSTPVADSWGFARFVNIRDGNGATPLHLAARQRRHECLHSLLDNGALVCASTGGYGFPGSTPLHMAARGGSVDCVRMLLAWGAERLQLDSSGRIPFTVALKRKNRACAALLDPSSAAPLVWPSPLKFISELNQEAKTLLENALLEANREREKVLLKHADIPTSPLHSEGKDDDDIVSDSEESNMDLCCICFDQVCTIEVKPCGHQMCAHCTLALCCLKKPDPSTGCTPGPVCPFCRGAILQLIVPTIKNSSDTEVESNPTKPRRSRKSNFSEGSSSFKSLSAIGSFGRITGRNSGKIDDAEKQ from the exons ATGGGTCAGAGCATGAGTTGCGTGATGCTGCAGCATCATCAGCAGAATCAGCACCGGCATCGGCGTCAGAGTGCTCTGTTTGATGCCGTTGCCAATGGTGAGTTGGAGGTGGTGGAGGCTATGGCGGAGGAAGATGTCACTGTTTTGGAGCACACTCTTGGTCGTTCCAGGCTCTCTCCGCTTCATGTAGCAGCTGTCAACGGACGGATCGAG GTACTTTCCATGTTGTTAGACCGGAATGTTAAAGTCGATGTCTTGAATCGCCATAAACAG ACACCATTAATGTTGGCTGTGATTCATGGAAGAACCGGTTGCGTGGAAAAGCTCATTGACGCCGGAGCTAAC ATCTTGATGTTTGATTCTTTACGCCGAAGAACCTGCTTGCACTATGCTGCTTATTTTGGCCATTTAGATTGCCTTAAGGCTATTCTTTCCGCTGCTCATTCCACACCTGTTGCAGATTCTTG GGGATTTGCTAGATTTGTGAACATAAGAGATGGAAATGGTGCAACCCCTCTGCACCTGGCTGCTCGTCAAAGACGGCATGAATGTCTTCATTCCCTATTAGATAATGGGGCTCTTGTATGTGCTTCAACCGGTGGATATGG TTTCCCCGGGAGCACACCACTTCATATGGCTGCTCGTGGTGGTTCCGTTGACTGTGTGCGAATGCTGCTTGCTTGGGGAGCAGAGAGGCTTCAATTAGATTCCTCTGG GAGAATACCATTCACAGTTGCTCTGAAGCGCAAGAACAGGGCATGTGCTGCCCTGCTTGACCCCTCATCAGCGGCACCACTTGTTTGGCCATCTCCATTGAAGTTTATCAGTGAGCTCAATCAGGAGGCCAAGACCTTACTGGAGAATGCCTTACTAGAAGCCAACAGGGAGAGGGAAAAGGTCCTACTAAAGCATGCTGACATACCTACATCTCCACTACATTCTGAAGgaaaagatgatgatgatattgTCTCTGACTCTGAG GAGAGCAATATGGATTTATGCTGTATATGCTTTGACCAAGTGTGCACAATTGAGGTCAAACCTTGTGGCCATCAAATGTGTGCTCATTGCACTCTAGCACTATGTTGTCTCAAGAAGCCTGATCCTTCAACTGGTTGCACACCGGGACCAGTTTGTCCATTTTGCCGAGGTGCCATTCTTCAGTTAATAGTTCCCACGATCAAGAATAGCAGTGATACAGAAGTTGAATCCAACCCAACAAAACCAAGGAGATCAAGAAAATCAAATTTCAGTGAGGGTAGCAGCAGCTTCAAGAGCTTGTCAGCCATTGGATCATTTGGAAGGATTACTGGTCGCAATTCAGGAAAGATCGATGATGCTGAAAAGCAATGA